TATTGCTGCACGTCCTCCAACGCCGTGAAGGTGGTGCAGAGCATCCCCGCCGACCGGGAGATCCTCTTCGGGCCCGACATGTTCCTGGGGGCGTACGTCTCCCGAGTGACCGGGAGGAAGAACCTCCATCTCTGGGCCGGCGAGTGCCATGTGCACGCGGCGGTGCGGCCGGAGGACGTGGAGAGGGCCCGGAAGGCCCATCCCGGCTCGGACTTCCTGATCCACCCGGAGTGCGGGTGCGTCACCTCCTGCATGGTCTACCTGAAGGACCGGGACCTGGCCGAACGGGACGCCCACATCTTCTCCACGGAGGGGATGGTCGAACACGTGGTGCGGTCCCCCAAGCGGGAATTCGTCGTGGCCACCGAGACGGGCATCCTCCACCGGATGAGGAAGGAGGCCCCCGGCAAGGCCTTCTTTCCCGTGAGCGACGAGATGGAATGCAAGTACATGAAGCGCATCACTCTCGAGAAGCTCCTGACCTCCCTGGAAGACCTCGTCTTCGAGGTAAAGGTCCCTGAAGAAGTGGCCTCCCGCGCCCGGCTCCCCATCGAGCGGATGGTGGCCATCGGCCGACAGGACTGACCGTGGACCCCAGCGCCCCGACCCGCCACGCCCTGCGGGTGCTCCGCCTCATCGCTCCATCCGCCTGCGCGACGGTCCGGGGCGGCCTGACGGACCGAGAGGTGGCCCTCCTGACTCAGATGCGGAGCTTGAAGGAGACGCTCCGTCAGGCCCCGCCCGGGGAGCGGCCCGCCCTGACCCGCGCCTTGGAGTCCCTGAGGGCCCTTCGCGAGGAAGCCCGGCGCGAGCGCATGGCCCTGTTGGGCCACCTTCCCGAGGAGCCTCCGCCGGCCGAACCGCCCTCCAACGCTCCGCCCGCCCCGGGTCCCTCCACGCCCTGATCCGCGTCTCCCGCGCCCCAGACCCGGATTCCTCCATCCCGTCTCCCTTTCCGCCCCGGGAGAAAAAAACGCGGGCCGACGGCCCGCGCATCCAGGAATGGGGATGACATCTACCGATCCGATGTTCCACTGCGGGATCGGACGGGGGCGGGCGGCTCTCTCCTGGACCGCCCCCGTCCGATGGGAAATCCGCGCCCTCCGCCCGGTCAGGGCCTCTCGAGGATGTAGGCGAAGCCCATCCCGCCGCCGATGCACATGGTGACCACGCCGCGCTTGGCGTTGCGACGCTTCAACTCGCCGAGGATCTTGCAGGTGAGCACGGCGCCCGTGGCGCCCAGCGGGTGGCCCGTGGCGATGGCGCCGCCGTTCACGTTGACCTTGGCGGGATCCAGGCCCAGGGCGCTCAGGGCCTTCAGGCAGTAAACGGACTGGCTGGCGAAGGCCTCGTTCAGCTCGAAGAGGTCGATGTCGTCGAAGGTGAGCTTGGCCTTTTTCAGGAGCTTGGGAACGGCCTTGGCGGGGCCGATGCCCATGATCTCGGGCGGCACGCCCGCCACCACCCACTCGCGCACGAAGGCGATGGGCTTGAGGCCGAGTTCGTCGGCCTTGTCCTCGCTCATGACCACCACCATGCCCGCGCCGTCGTTGATCTGGGAGGAGTTCCCCGCCGTCACGGTGCCGATGGGGTCGAAGGCGGGTTTCAGCTTGGCCAGGCCCTCGAGGGTCGTGTCGGCGCGCGGACCCTCGTCCGTGTCCACCACGAACTCCTTCCACACGCCGTCGTCCATCGTGCGGACCTTCAGGGGGACGATCTCCTCCTTGAACTTGCCCGCCGCGATGGCCGCCACCGCCTTCTTGTGGGACTCGAAGGCGAACTGGTCCTGCTCCTCCCTCGTGATCTCGAACTTGCGGGCCACGATCTCCGCCGTGGTCCCCATGCCCGCGTAGATGTCCGGGTTGAAGGCCAGGGCCGCGGGGTCCGCGGTCAGCTTGTTGCCGCCCATGGGAACCATGGACATGGATTCCACACCGCCCGCGAGGATGATCTCCGCGCTGCCCGCGCGGATCATGTCGGCCGCCATGGCGATGGACATGCTGCCCGAGGAGCAGAATCGGTTGATGGTCATGGCGGGGACCGAGTCGGGGACGTCCGCCATGAGGGCCACCACGCGGGCGATGTTCATGCCCTGTTCGCCCTCGGGCATGGCGCAGCCCAGGATCACGTCGTCCACCATGTCGGGTTCGAGGCCCTTGGTCCGCTTCAAGAGTTCCTTGAGGACCGGCGCCGCGATTTCCTCGGGCCGGGTGTCCTTCAGGCTCCCCTTCTTCGCGCGGCCGATGGGCGACCTGGCGAGGCTCACGATCACTGCGTTTCTCATCTCTGGCTCCTATGGTTCACCGGGGTTCCGGCTTCTTCCAAAAGAGTTCTCCCGACCTTCCGAACACCACCCGCTAGTTGCGGAGGGGCTTGCCCCTCTCCAGCATGTGCTGGATCCGGGCCTGGCTCTTTTCCTCCCCGCACAGGGACACGAAGGCCTCCCTCTCGAGGTCGAGGATCGTCTGTTCGCTGACGGGGTTGTTGATGGTCGTATCGCCCCCGCACAGGATCTTGGCGATGTGGCCGGCGATCTTGGTGTCGTGAGCCGTCACCCAGTGGGTGTGCTTCATGTTGTGGAGGATCATCTTGAAGGTGGCGATGCCGTCGCGCCCCGGCAGGTTGAAGGACATGGGAAGCGGAGGCACGTAGCCCTCCTCGGCCATGGCGATGGCCATCCTCTTGGCCGTGTACAGCTGCTGTTCCCGGGACAGCTCCACCTTGTCGAAGGGTCGGAGGAACTTCAGGGACCGCGCCTCCTCGGCGGAGGTGGAGACCTTCGCCATGGCGATGGTCTCGAAGGCCTTCTGGACGAAGGGGAGGTTGGAGAGGATGGGCTGATCCACGCCGGCCAGCACGCGCTCCAGCATGAAGAGGTGCCCGCCTCCGGCGGGGAGGAGGCCGACGCCGACCTCGATGAGGCCCATGTAAGTCTCGGCGTGGGCGCAGACCCGGTCGCCGCCCATGGTGATCTCGGCGCCGCCCCCGAAGGTGAACCCGAAGGGAGCCGTGACCGTGGGCACCTTGCACCGGCGGAGCCCGAGGGTCATGGCCTGGAAGTCGCGGACCATCTTCTCGATGGCGTCCCACATCTTGGCCTTGGAGGCCTCCAGCAGCATGGCGATGTTGGCGCCGGCGCAGAACTGGGCCGCCTGGTGGTGCACGACGAGGCCGCGGAAGTCCCTCTCCGCGATCTCGATGCCCTTGAGCATCACCTCGATGATCGAGTCGTCCACGGGGTTCATGGCGGGCTGGGTGGCCGAGTGGAACTCCACGCAGGCGATGCCGTCCCCGATATCCACGAGGGAGGCGCCCATGCTCTCGTACACCGGGGCCTTCTGCCGCTTGATGTCGCTCAGGATGAGGAAGGAGTCGGGCTTGGGGATGGCGACGTAGGCTTTCTTCCTCAGGTCGTAGTACTCACGGCTCTTGGCGCCGTCCCGGTAGAAGGAGGGGCAGCCGGCCTGGAGCATCTCGTGGACCCAGGGAGCCACCTTGACGCCGTCGGCCTCCATCTTCTTGACCGTGTCGGCCACGCCCAGCGCGTCCCACGTCTCGAAGGGCCCGAGCTCCCAGTTGAAGCCCCACTTGATGGCCGTGTCGATGTCCACGATGGTGTCCGCGATTTCGCCCATCCGGTTGGCCGAATAGGCCAGGGTGTCCTTCACGATGCGCCAGGCGAAGGCGCCCGCGCGGTCGTCGGCGAAGACCACCGTCTTGATGCGCTGGCCGGGGTCGTGGACGCCCTTGACCTTTTTAAGGGACG
The sequence above is drawn from the Acidobacteriota bacterium genome and encodes:
- the nadA gene encoding quinolinate synthase NadA, giving the protein MTVAVETALQEKIRDWARRRKAVILAHNYQIGPIQDVADFVGDSLGLSRQASQTEAEVIVFCGVHFMAETASILCPDKTVLIPDLEAGCSLSDTLTAAQLASWKRRYPEAVVVTYVNTSAAVKALSDYCCTSSNAVKVVQSIPADREILFGPDMFLGAYVSRVTGRKNLHLWAGECHVHAAVRPEDVERARKAHPGSDFLIHPECGCVTSCMVYLKDRDLAERDAHIFSTEGMVEHVVRSPKREFVVATETGILHRMRKEAPGKAFFPVSDEMECKYMKRITLEKLLTSLEDLVFEVKVPEEVASRARLPIERMVAIGRQD
- a CDS encoding thiolase family protein, which encodes MRNAVIVSLARSPIGRAKKGSLKDTRPEEIAAPVLKELLKRTKGLEPDMVDDVILGCAMPEGEQGMNIARVVALMADVPDSVPAMTINRFCSSGSMSIAMAADMIRAGSAEIILAGGVESMSMVPMGGNKLTADPAALAFNPDIYAGMGTTAEIVARKFEITREEQDQFAFESHKKAVAAIAAGKFKEEIVPLKVRTMDDGVWKEFVVDTDEGPRADTTLEGLAKLKPAFDPIGTVTAGNSSQINDGAGMVVVMSEDKADELGLKPIAFVREWVVAGVPPEIMGIGPAKAVPKLLKKAKLTFDDIDLFELNEAFASQSVYCLKALSALGLDPAKVNVNGGAIATGHPLGATGAVLTCKILGELKRRNAKRGVVTMCIGGGMGFAYILERP
- a CDS encoding 3-hydroxyacyl-CoA dehydrogenase/enoyl-CoA hydratase family protein; the encoded protein is MRRRIEKVAVLGAGIMGSGIAAHLANAGIPSLMLDIVPPDLGPDDQKAGLTKEDKRFRNKFGLKGLEAIQKSKPALIYHKKFMSLIEVGNFEDDLNRLSECDWVIEVVVERLDIKQQLFEKVEKAIRPGTIVSSNTSGLPIKKMVEGRGADFKKNFLVTHFFNPVRYMHLLELVAGEETDPEVVKLIADFGTFRLGKGIVYGKDTPNFVGNRIGVFGMMATLHATLDMGYRFDEVDAITGSALGRPKSASFGTADLVGLDTFIHVVNTLKEGCPDDEAKWAFEIPELLSGMVAKGILGRKSKAGFFKVEKKDMGKKEILVLDPKTLEYVPQEKPDIPSLKKVKGVHDPGQRIKTVVFADDRAGAFAWRIVKDTLAYSANRMGEIADTIVDIDTAIKWGFNWELGPFETWDALGVADTVKKMEADGVKVAPWVHEMLQAGCPSFYRDGAKSREYYDLRKKAYVAIPKPDSFLILSDIKRQKAPVYESMGASLVDIGDGIACVEFHSATQPAMNPVDDSIIEVMLKGIEIAERDFRGLVVHHQAAQFCAGANIAMLLEASKAKMWDAIEKMVRDFQAMTLGLRRCKVPTVTAPFGFTFGGGAEITMGGDRVCAHAETYMGLIEVGVGLLPAGGGHLFMLERVLAGVDQPILSNLPFVQKAFETIAMAKVSTSAEEARSLKFLRPFDKVELSREQQLYTAKRMAIAMAEEGYVPPLPMSFNLPGRDGIATFKMILHNMKHTHWVTAHDTKIAGHIAKILCGGDTTINNPVSEQTILDLEREAFVSLCGEEKSQARIQHMLERGKPLRN